In Terriglobales bacterium, the genomic window GAAACCGCTCGTTCGGCGACAATGGCTGGCCGCGAGAGGACGTGTTTCTCACTGCGTTCTTCTGTCGGACCCCGAAGGCATGTCTGATCTGACCCGTTTGTCTGCTTCCACCATGGCGCAGCAGGTGCGCGCCCGAAAGATATCGCCGGTAGAACTGGCCGACGCGCACCTAGCGCGCATCGAACGCCTGAATCCGCAGTTGAATGCCTTCGTCTCGATGGACGTGGAGGGAACGCGCCGGGCCGCGCAAGCAGCTGAGGAGGCGGCGATGCGCGGTGACGAGCTGGGGCCGCTGCACGGTGTTCCGGTAAG contains:
- a CDS encoding amidase family protein; the encoded protein is MSDLTRLSASTMAQQVRARKISPVELADAHLARIERLNPQLNAFVSMDVEGTRRAAQAAEEAAMRGDELGPLHGVPV